The stretch of DNA ttttttaagaaagctgAGAATAAGCAGAGCACATTTGGCAAGTTCTGAACAGAGCAGCCTTACAACTTTTCCAGGTTGCATATTTTCAGGTAAATGTGAAGTTAGCATGGAGCAGGGGGAGTTATGGGGGACCAGAAAAACCAGACAAACAGAGCAACAGCACCACTGCTAAAAAAACTTAATGCCCAGGGAGCCcacagttaaatatttatagcCTTATGGACAACAAATACTCTGCAGGACAAGACCACAAAGCAATATCATGCACAGGTATTCTTTTTGCTCTCCTTCTATCCATTTCTTTCACCTTACCTTTTTTCAGAACACTTATTACACTGGCAGCATTATTATTGCCAATCCCACTGCAAACTAGTAAACTGGGGAATgctttttaatgcctttttatGGATTCAGTTGATTCCTATTCAAACACTGTGttcattttaaatgctgcaaaTTTTAGGGCAAGCATGACTTCTGTTCAGGaatctgtttttcaaatgcatcATATTTAGAgatctagaaataaaaaatattcagaaataattttaattaatttttagatGATTAGAACAGTTTTCATATTGTACTTCAACCACTATTTTaggagggggttttttgtcagGAAAAGCCTGCACTATGAATAattctttcagtatttctgtggaTGCTAACTTCTAAGGcaactgaaatgaaagcagctcTTCAGAGGAGATCTGTGCAGTATTTCCCAGTCAATGAAACTTCTATGAAAGATCAAAACAAGAAGACACCACAAATGAGGCAGTGGTACCCACGGCCAGGCAGATCTAGCTTTGTCCATCACCCAGAGGGATGCTGGAAAGGACAACTTGCAACCTCTTTTTGAGGGTCACTGGTGGCAATGCTGGCACACCTGCTTCTCAACTATGGGAAATTTTGGATGTGGGAGAAATTTTACCCCCTGCTGCAATACACTATTTTTCGTATTaaatgtttgtggttttttctcctggagTTTAATAGTTTGAGGGCCAAAAGGGCTGTGCTGTACTCTGAAgtgtgctctgctcccagttACAGTCAGCAGTTGGATAGAGCGTGACACACTCATTTACTGCTAGGTAACAACTGTGCTTAATCATCTATGAGACTGCAAGAGGTTCTCTTGGTGTCTACCTaatcagcagctctgccatttACTGGGATACTTGTTCACTTCAGTGCATAACCCAATTTATTACTACAAAAGAAATTACCAACTCTTTCAAATATCCTCTGACTGCTTCCTTAGGATACTCACTGACAGGGGTtcttagaaaatataaaatctgcTAAGTACTTGAGCCTTCATGCAAAGTTTCTATAGCAAACAACATCAAGAATCTTTGGAACCCCAGTTCTTTACACAATTCATCATGTAATTCATTAGTTCACAATCTTTTGTGATTTCAAAAAATCCCAATACCATTAATATTTTGGAATTGCAATGCTGTtagcaaaaaaatccccacacaACTTGATACGTTTGTCTTGCTGATTTTAAAGATCCACCCACCCTACTTGAAAGTGTACCATTTGGTTTCCTAAATGTCAGTCAAGAGAACCAGGGCATTAGTCTTCACTGCCCATGTTCACTTGACAGTTGTATGTCTTGTGTATCAGAAGAACATGCTGTGGTTCTACCAGGCCTATGTCAGATTTCACTTGGTAAAttgaaaaaaagccccaaacaatAAAACACCATAACttaaaccaacaaaacccccccatgaacaaacacacaaaccaaaaaaactccaaaacaaaaccatgaaacaaaaagaactCAAACCCTAATTAGattgcagcaaaacaaatgttCCAGTTAGTTTCATGGCAGGGGAAAACCAAGCTCTATTAACTCCGGTATTTCTAAACCCCAAGACTGTGGTTTTAGTTTAGGATGTTGTCATCTGGGAACAAGAATCTGCATTCACATCACACACATGCTGCAATCAGGGACCAGGACACAGCTTCACCCTACTccacactgccctgggcagggtgCAGGGACTGGCAGCACTGTCCATGGCCCACAGATCAGCCCCACACCCACATGTGCATCTAAGGCATCAATAAGTTATAGGGTCCTTTCTTGAACAGCTTTTTATGATGTCTGTGCTTCTGAAGCTGTGCAAGTGTGACAAATGGTTGGGGGAACTTTCTACATCAGTAGCCCTCCCCACCCCTTGCTCCAGCCCACCCCAGCAAACAGAACAAATGCCCCATACCTGGAGACATTTTGATGCctgaattattaataaaataagcatGATAATGAATAATCTATGTTAAGCATTTTCTtaccctttattttttcattatgatCAGAAGAGGAATATGATTAACAGCAGTTTAAACTTTAGCAGTACAAGTTCAgtattaaatataaaactacACTGCAAGttgatgtgttttaaaaatggttACGTATACTCTAGCCTTAAATTTATGTATCAAATACAAGTAACTCAATTGTTTCTTGCCTTGACAATTAACATATCTAACAGGTTTCAACAAGCCAGACATCcatctttttcattaaaaaaaataagcaagcaCACCAACTCTTATTCATAGCAAGGAGGGTAAAGACTCAACACTTTCCTGAGTGTTGTGCAAATAATAACAGGTTCAAGAAAGTCagttaaataaatgtaatgaTAAATCTAAAGCTAAGCTGGAGGACCTTTTGATTAACTTCATATTTCATGTATTATTTGCATCAGTTGAGAGCAACATGAGTTACAGAACTTCCATGAAAACAAGCCACTTACAAGCAGGTGTTTAAGCTTGATCAGTTTATTAAAAGGATTATATGACACGGTTGCCTGCAATAGCAGGGGACTGGATCTGATGACCCAGGAAGTTCTTTCCAGTCCCATGTTTCTAAGCCATGCACCAAGTGTATCCAGCCCACACTTTCACATTTGGAAAAAGccaaagccacacacacacactcacagggaaaaaaaattaaaaaaaaaaaaaaaattaaaaaaaaaaaaaaagaagacctTGATGAcaccatttcatttttctattcaCTAtgcagaagggaacagagcttAAGTCCTGTACAGAGGATACATTTACTCGAGGTTGATGTGGTACTGAAGTCAGTTAATAATTAGATACCTCCAGGCAGATTCAGTTACAGGGCATACCAACACTGCACACTGCCAGACAATTTCTAATCAAGCCAAGAACCTCTTGCAGGATGAGGTCTCTGCTAGCAAGCACAGAGCACACTGAGTAAGCTAAAAGCAGCTGTTCTTAGGTGAACTACCCTACCAACCATGAGTGAATGACAGATGGTAAGAAGCATTTACCTACTAGACAAGATCTCTGCACACTCAGGCAGAATTAGTTCAGAGCCGCAACCATTGTTCCTACCTTGCCTGTCTCTTGAGTACATTCTCTTTAAAAGCTGGTCTACAGAATCAGTGCAGCCATTCTCAAGCACTACTAAAGTAGCAGTTTGCAGCTGCTATGCAAGACTCTACTTTCAAATGTTAGTCAGACATTCCTATCATTGAGGCCAGTTTGCCAGGACAGCATTCACAGCCACAGCAATAAGCCTTTGCAACAAATAGGTATCTAAGCAATTGCCTACATTCAGCCCATCTAACTTTTAGGCACTTGGTTAAGGTGTCTGGGTCCCTTGTCACCCCGaactccccccacccccccagaggggaggaaaaaaaaaaaaaaaaaaaaatcactgaaggcAGGTAGTCTCAATTGCCTTCTGGAAGTGTCTCTTGACCCCCACTGAGCAAACCAAGTTCTTAACACACGCACCTCAGTTAGACAGGATGAATGGAGACTTGCATCTCTTCCTAGAGACAATATCAATACTCTCCAAAACCAAATGCAATCAAGCAATTATGGTTTGCAACCCATtacatttggaaacaaaaactTAGTCGGTAATTATGCTGCAGTCCCTCCCTCCCAAGCATAAAAGCCTTCCACATGGAGGCTCcgcttaaaaaaaataagaaaaaagaaagataagcATTCTTCTTTCAGACAAAGAAGAGTGCACATGGATGCTTTGCCACTCATTCATGGGAAAGCTGAAGGATCAGAGAACACTTATTCAGAGAACTGGAATGACTAAGCACTGCTAGTGCATGCAAAGCAGAAGTAACAAgatcatttttaaattaacccTAGTCCTCTTCTCCACCCCACAAAATTCATGCAAGTGTTTGAGAAGATAAGTCAAGACATAATAGCCCCAGTTTCCAAAAAGgcttagtttggtttttttaatacatattgtaaaatgtccttttgttttctttctgcgGGTagataaatgcatttttggCATGTTTGAGAATCACAGATATCTATGAAGTCCATGCTGTTTAAATTCTCCAACTAGTTTTTATATCCTGTCAAAAAAACATAAGCAACCTATACATGTTTCCCCAGTATTGACATGCATGCTCAGAGCTCTCCACTGTAGTGAAATGAGGTGTTACTTCTGTGCTGATAGTTGACGAGTCAGCATTACACGACTTTGAGACCAACTAAATTAACATTGTCGTAATATGAAAGGCAAGCACAAGTTCATTTATTTATAGCAAAGGTCTTGGGTTACAGGAGGTCAGTTCTTGCCATCTTGAAAAGATAGGGGATAACTTATTGCATACATGTGCATTATAATTTAGCAGCAAGTCATTCATAGAAACACTTCCCTCCtactgctttttttggtttattatctcaattatatatatatattttaactttACAAAGCATTTAACACCACCTTTAAGTTAATGGtcttttattggaaaaaaaagactagCATTTACAACTTGGAATGGACATAAATTGTAATATCTTGAACAGCAATGTTGATAGTTGTGCTGAAGTCCACAGGCTACTCCGCCAGCTCCAAGTCATGGTAcagaaggttttaaaaatatgagagTCCAAAGATGCTCCCTTGGtgaaggtttcttttaaaaattttgtgaaCGGTAACAGCCTGACACCCGTTTCACTATAGTGCAATGCAGACAATGTTAAACCaaccagtattttaaaacagacatGCCATCCATAGTTAAGATCATCCTATTTTTGGAGCACACTGCTACGTACAGGAGAACCACTCAACCTTTAGGGCATTTTCTTTAAGTTTTACATCCTTCAACCATTTTGCTGCATACCATCCTGAGGTATAAACCAATTTTAAAGTAAACCAGCTATGACAATTTATACTACAAATTGAACTAGAATCCACTGTTGAACAAAAGAGTGGAtcctttaggttttttttttttccttttaatacaCATGTCTGACTGTGCTCAATTGTCAAGCTGCATGCATGAAAAACTGGCCAGCCCAAACAGTGTAATAGTCATTAGCAAATGGAACTTTCGAGTTCACTAagtgcttccttttttttttattttcaaggtaGTACAATTATTTATATTGTAAAACTGATGTTTAACTTTATCTTTTGGGGACAGGACCACCAACCATTACATGCAGTTTGTGGACAGAAGGTAATTTGACATTCAGTTTTGCTATACAGAAACAGAATGaataaatgaacatttttttgcAAGAGGTAAGTAAAAGATTCAATTTGATTCttctagaggaaaaaaggtGTAAAGGAGGTCTCTTCACTTTGCAGTCATCATCTGTACGAAttctgaaaagataaaaagtcACTGTGATTTACTGTCTCCAGAGTACTTCAAGTCAAAAATGTCTTAAACACAGTTGGCATAAAAAAAGGCACCTTTCACAGCATCTAAGGTTTTGTCCACAGAAGCAGACAAACAAATAAACTAGTGTCTcaagtattaaaaattaatgccCTATGCAACAGGCTTTTCTCAGTCTGAATAATGGTGTTAAGTAAAGATAAGTATCTTTTTACCTTCATAGTTGACTTGCCCATCCCCATCAATGTCTGCTTCTCTGATCATTTCATCTACTTCTTCATCTGTTAGCTTTTCTCCTAAGTTTGTCATAACATGGCGTAGTTCTGCTGCACTGATATAGCCATTGCCATCCTACGAGAAAAGTGTTACACAAGACCATGAACAACAATCCTGACATGGACTAACTTGGAACCTACACCTAGGTTTCCAGTCACTGCTTCTGAAGTAGCCTTATGGCTTATGCTTATGAAGTAGCCTTGGGACAGATGTACAGACTTGGCACACTGTACATACTGCAATATGTATTAGTTCCACTGCCTTCTGAGGCATGCATGACACCATATCCTTCTACACAATTATTGTGCTGTAATAACAACTGCATGCTTGACTTGTACTTGTGATAAggtatttttaatgcttttaaagagctttcaaaaataaacacagaaacaaaaccaaagaagttTTTGTTTAGTCTTTGCTGCCTAAGCAAGGCAAAAAAGAGACCCATTTCCCACCAGCAAGAATGAAGTCaactttctcttctgtgttaaCACTACCTATATAACCAGACTGCAGCTGGCTATGTTAGGCTTCTTGGATAAAATGATATAGAACAAAtcaaagaaagtatttaaaCTTTACTCAAAAGGAGTTTTGAGAAGTTTTATGGCAAAACTGAGAAGAGAAATTGACGCTTCTAAGCCAGTGTCCCCATTTATAATATCCAAACCTAAAGCTCACCCTGAGCCACTTCAGTAATTCCATACACTGAACAAGTGCACTGTCTTAGAGCAGGATATAGCTATCACCAGTAGATAACCTACCTCAGTGGCTTTAAATACCAATCTAGTCTGCAAAAATATCCCCAAATTTTCAGCAAAGTACTGCAGACTGACacttttttctataaaaagtaGTAGTAAGGTCTTCTTCCATACATGTGTGTGCATCGGTTTTACAGCTGCACCAGACATTACTCAACACAATTCTTGTATAACATCTGTCATATCCAAACAACCCAAACAGGGGAACCCCTGTTCTAGAAAACTGACACATGCCCACCCAGGTATTCTTAAGCAAGGTCAAGGGAGCCGAGCTCTTGAGTTTTTACGAAAGCAATCTCAAGGTTTATATGTTGAAAACGGAACTTTGTGTCCCTCTAAATACTGATGACATCATCTTGACTTCAAAAGCTTCCATAAGGTAGTATAAAACCTCATGCATCCACACAAATGTTTTCCCATTACCCCCAAAGtcaaaagatacagaaaaattcCCCTCCTCTACCCACAcatctcaaaaaaaccccacgcTCCCCCAAGCATTAAGTTCTGCTAATCTGTTTCTAAGGAAAGgccagaaatgttttttttagGATGAGCCTAAAGCTTAGACCTTGCTGTATAAAGCAAGTAGAAGCAGGCTGCAACAGTTCTGGTTCTACATTCAGAAccatctctgctctgtttccaattcctctgcctctcctaGAGAACTCCTTCtagagaagaagggagaaaacactgaggaaaatatAGATATCATTATTGCTTTTGAAGACTAGCTGTCCTTTTATTAATACCTTGTCAAAGACTCGGAATGCCTCACGGATTTCTTCCTCGCTGTCTGTGTCCTTCATTTTTCTGGCCATCATGGTTAAAAATTCAGGGAAGTCGATAGTGCCATTGccttaataaaaagaaactttcaaaaattaaacttCCACGCTTTTcttcattaacaaaaaaaaaaaaaaaaatctggcattTAACTTAGCCAGGGACAAGACTAACAGATCCTGTTAAGTGTTCTTATAGACTAACTGGTTCTTCTCTCTAAATTGCTACCACTGCCTTTTTTGTTATTACAACATGCAGTAGCCACAGCAACCActtgtttcagcacagaatCAGCCACTGCCTTCTCTCCAGGTCAAGCCACACCATTTGCCACTGAAGCTGCAAGTAAAATGTCACACTGATGCTTCAAGATTAACCAATAATGAGACTTATCTTTACCTCAAATTGTTCCCACAAAATTAACCTTTTAATGTCTTTATAAAATCTCCCAATTGTTGTGGGATACtccaggaagaaaatatattaaaatggCATTACAAACCCAGGTTATCTAGTATTTGGGAAAAATCACACTTCACTAAACTGttcataaatacttttttctttctaaaaatcaACTACCTTATCAACCAAAGTTGCACACCACAAAAGCAACATACCATTTTAAGGGGCAACAAGGATCTGCAAATTCCAGTGACTAAGAAAAGCTGCCATTATTTGTTATTACTGATAAGCTTAGCTGTAGGTGTTCTTATGGGTATTTTACTGCAAAACTGGAAGTCCCTGCTGACATCCAGGCCTCACCTCCAAGATTAAGCTTTAATTCAAATCACAGATTTAAATTTCAGGCCGCTCAAAGGTAGGAAAAAGTGGTATGGTGAAGAAACTACATTTTTAGTCAGGATTCAGCTCTATAAGCCAAAAGGCACATTAAGTAGTTCACAAAAACCACATTAAACAGTTCACTGTGCAACTAAGATCTACCCATTGATTTAAAGAAGCATACAAATTCATTGTGCAAGTACAGCTAAGAAGCTAAACAAATACAGTTTAAGAAAATCCTTGCATCCTAGGAATGCCAGCCTGAGACATACAAAGCTATTTATCATCCTGGCCAGCTTTCTGTACCAGTTAAATATGAACACAGGTCTCACACTGAGTTTTGAAAAAATCCTCATTGAACATGTAGAAGAGTAGCAAAGCATTCTGTGTAACCCAAATTTAAACAGTTGGGCAGGCATACTTATCTGAAATCCTCAGTCTCCTGTTTTAAATCCACCAGAGCAATATTCTGTCTGCAGCCTAAAGCCACTATACACAAACTCTACATACCACTGCAGACTCTGAAGCTTTTCAGTTTCTGCAAAGACTTAGCAATTAAGGTCAACTTACACTTTTAACAAAGTAGTTTAATTGATATGGCCTGATAATCCAATAATTTATACTCTTGTCAATACACTTCcacttttctttcacaaaaaggttaaaagaaaaatcactatCACAACCAACATACAAGACCAAAGGCTTGACATCACTGAGCAGGTGAAGTATTATTCCTTTTCGAAACTGTTAGCCTATGTGGAGTTCAGAAACACAGTATGTAGCTACCCTTTCTGGtgtccatttaaaataattctgttagCCTTGATATGGGAAGGGTTTTCTGCCTTTGCCTCCAATAGCCCCTCTCCATCTATTAGGGATTTAATGCATTAGATAGACTATAGAGTGTCTTCCTGTTGTGCTAAACATTTCAAGAATTGAAAACACTATTCCACTCCTAACACATTTTTTGCCTTAGCCAAAACCACAGACATTGGTAAAGCTATCAAAACCAACATGGGCTGACAAAACATATACAGAAAAGCTGGATGGAAAGACAGGTTAATGGCAGGTCAGGGAAAGTCAGATAGCAATAGGAAGCCTGTGAcccataaaatattaaagacaaATAGCCTAACTTTGTCTCTGCCCATTGCCTATTTTTACTCTCATGAATACTGCTAGCAACTTTGACATCCTTCTGAGTTTAGATTCTATCCAGCATTTTGAAACTGCTTTAAGAGATCTATGTCACAGTCTTCCCTATGCAGTTTAAGCCTAGGTGTGGAGGTCATACATATTAAAGATGATCACAGCACCTTCCCAACACTTACCATCAGCATCTACCTCGTTGATCATATCCTGCAATTCTGCTTCTGTTGGATTTTGACCCAGTGACCTCATGACAGTTCCCAGTTCTTTTGTTGTGATAGTACCATCACCATCTTTGTCAAATAGGGAAAAGGCTTCCTTGAATTCTAGAGGCAGAAACAGTCCCAGTGTTTAGAGACATTACCAGCATGAGAAAACTGCAGACTAAAAATGCACTCCATTGACAAAGCCTGGTACAAGTCtaagaaacattttctctttttatctaACTGTCCCTGTATTGAGAAAATCAACACTCTcaagcacaaataaaaaattatttacagtacCAACACAATTTCCACAGTAAATTCAAACTTATTTCATGTGGCTATTATCTGCATTGCAACTCTAATTCATTTCCATGCATCTGCATCTTGCCTGAGGCACAGTTGTTccacaaacagcagctgtttgaAGTAAGTGAAAGGAGCCACTGGGTTCCCTTTACAATTAAGACTTACAGGAACAAAAGTGTTGTGACTTATTTTTAAGTCAGCAGACAATAAGAATTAGCGTCAGCCACAAGTGGGGGACTGGTCTCCAGAAGGTCAAGTAATGCTCCTTCTCCTAACTAGGCTGAAGTACAGCCAGTCCactaaaagttttatttaaaagacactGGCTTGTAACAATGCTCAATAAACCCATGTGAGGTTTATTTGTTGCTACTTCACTTGTAGTTTATCTTCTCTCTTTAATAGAGTACCTAGGCCTGCTTTGACTCTAAGTAGTTCACTTGAGTCTAGCAATTATTTGTTTGCAAGAAATCTAGCAGAACTTGGCTCAAGTCTgaatatctaaaaaaaaaatcattatctgTAGTCCAAGGAATAAGCAGTCTAAATTAAGAGGCAATGAACCAGTAATcttccagaatatttttgtcTGGGCTTTTTTAAGTGAGTGCTTTTCAAAAGTGGTAGTACAGATTTAAAATTGTCAAAGACTGTTTTTTCCACTATGCTTGagataatatattttcttttagtcaCAAGagttagcaaaaaaaaaaaattatcatcaaAACACTTACCAGCAATCTGTTCTTCAGTCAGCTGATCAGCCTACATGAAGAATAGAACATTTTAGAATACTGTTTACCTCTAGCTATGTCAATCCATGAGACACTTCCTTTAAATTTCAGAAGTGATTTACCGTTACTTTCACGAAGTCACTTTCAAAACCAGGAATTCTGTCTCTACAAGGAGACTCCACTCACCTACACCATGCAGCTGTTTCCAAAAGCATATAGGCTAACTTTGTTTGAAAATGCACATGAAGAAGCAAACACCATCCTGCAACTTGGTGAATCCAATTTGGTCCAGTGAAGGACAGAGGGCAGGCTCCTTGTAATTGGTCAGAGAGGCATGAAATCCCCAATGCCATGTGTTGGGGTTTCACAGCACATGCCATTCCCAGCGGTgcagtgccccagcacagcaTGGGCGTATATGCGTGGGCTGCCATGCCGCCCAcggctccagccctgcctgccctccccacctcacagcagcagcttccagccctCTGCGAGCCCCACAGAAGGGGCTCTGCTGCAATATTACAAATTACATCTCAGTATTAGAGAGATTTTTGCCACCTCTGAcaaagaaaattacagtttttacacatcatattatttttccattcaaCCAAGCAGTTTAAGGTGCCTCATCTGACATGCAGGTTGTTTCATATATAATTTTAACTGGCAAGATTTAAAATGCCTGCTTATGACCTTCTGTACATCAAGAAGCTACTGCTGCATACAAAGGTATACAGCTCAGCAGGCAATCAAACGGCCTTTCTAGAGCTTAAATGTGATAGCCACATCCTTCCAGAAGCCTCTTCCTATGCATGGATAGAGCATCACAAAAAGCTCCACTGTTCGGACTCAAAGGAGCTAACtaattcttcatggaaaaatatgtcttttcctagtaaggaaaaaaaaaaaagaggattttacATGCCCAATCACAGATACTGAAGAATACAAGGTACTAACTCACTTTAAACACATTTTACTGGACAGTTTTTACAAATAGAACAGAGAATTTTGTAGGTCAGAGAAGGCAGGCAAACACTTTGctctaaaatattattattttagtataAAAACCATCTAATTGCAGCAAAGAACAACAAATACAATGGAGAATTAATCAGCTATACAATGTTAAGCTCTTGCATATGGGAATAGGGTAGGGTTGAAAAtctgctttatattttaagGGGAATACACAGATATCATCTGTAATTAGGCAGGGGGTTTGTTTTAATGTCTGTATGTAATGATTAAACAATTCCCCATTGTGTgttggaggagggagaaaagggtaGAACACCGTGCAGTGTgttggaggagggagaaaagggtaGAAATGCTAACAGCTAAAGACAGTCTTCTTTAATAACAGCAAAAAGCTTGTGTCCAGCTCGACTTCCTCTACTCTTTGTGACTTTCCAAAAAATGCGAGGTTTCACCTAAAGATTATCTAAGGAATTTACATAACAGactcactgctctgcagaacaGGAAACGGAGCCACACCTTGGCAAAAAACCTCCAGCCCACAGCACTAGTTCATTGCCCCATTAATCGGGGCTTATTGAATGTTtataaaaatcatatttcaaatgaaaaaaaaaaaaaaccaacaaaaaaaccccacaaaaaacccacacaagaaaaccccaaaacctttGCATACCCGGCGATGCCCGAGGACACAACCCGACCCTACACTGCCGAGGGGTTCACCTTCCCGAGCAACAGGCACAGCCACTACCCCCTTACCACAGCTACAGGACAAAGGTACCCAGCCAGGAGCCATCACCCCACCCAGCCAAGTCATCAAATCCTGTCCTGGTGATGTCAGCCTTCTCCTACGGGAAGGGGAGATGGAGAGACAGAGTCGAGGAACACCCAGATTGCCAAAAAGCGATTAGACGTCTGTCTGCAACTGTTTCACTGCTCTCGTAGGAAGCGAAAAATGGCCGGGAAAatcccagcccttcctcttGCTCTCTTTTGTGAGCAGCGCTGGCTGGCTCCGCAGCAGCCGGCAGATGATGCGATGCGTTCCGGCGGGCATCGCCcggccggcggggcgggaggcTCGCAGCCCGCCGGCGCAACAGGCGCCCTTCCCGGCCAGCAGCCACCCACTGCTGCAGTGCGTCCCCgtttcccctccctccctctccagccGGCGGCCACACCACGTCCTCATCATTCAACAGCGAGGGCGCCCGGGCTCCGCGGCCAGCCTTTCCTCCCCATCGCCTTTCCTCCAGCGGGCGGCTGGGGCAGGAGCTTTTCCCCCACAGCCCGCGGGGAGAGGGAAGGCtgcgccgctcccgccccgaGTCCCCCACGCAGGAGCTGGGCCGCTTCCAACCGAGCAACACGCACTGCACCCCGGTCCCCGCGGCCGGGGGGTGCGCGGGGGCcgggaggaagaggaggagacaTGATGTAATGCAGACAGCGATGGGCTTCGCCGCCGCGGCTGcgttttttttgggggggggggggggggattgGGGGGAACGGGGGGGGCGCAGTAGCTGCAGCGCGGTGCCCtcccccggccgccccccgcTCCCTGCGCAGTGCAGCTGGTGCCGGAGCCGAGCGGGATCCTCGCCCGCAaccccgcgccccgccccgcagcGCGCCCTGCCCGGCGCTGGGGCCATGGCCCCGGGGAGACACGCCCGGCCCTTTCCGCAGGGGAGGGAAGGCGAGGCGGGGTGGgagggcgcggggccggggcgccCACACGGCAGgcccagggaaaggggaaggaagcgGCGGAAGAGGAAGGA from Corvus cornix cornix isolate S_Up_H32 chromosome 5, ASM73873v5, whole genome shotgun sequence encodes:
- the CALM1 gene encoding calmodulin-1, with product MADQLTEEQIAEFKEAFSLFDKDGDGTITTKELGTVMRSLGQNPTEAELQDMINEVDADGNGTIDFPEFLTMMARKMKDTDSEEEIREAFRVFDKDGNGYISAAELRHVMTNLGEKLTDEEVDEMIREADIDGDGQVNYEEFVQMMTAK